One Nicotiana sylvestris chromosome 12, ASM39365v2, whole genome shotgun sequence genomic window carries:
- the LOC104246231 gene encoding cell number regulator 1-like — protein MKTSDGNNDNFPSPPGQLSPLQIPKLESSSIQGQLNSPPRPPAPPIDGLPSPLLSPSSSRNSMHKSHLLSPTTITTTTTTLHSVPSSPNIPVHGPHSPAQLSSSSRMPMPGSPSLPPCKTPLCHQSSMMQPPPYGYPPQRMPPPFPYFSSPFPHDQFHPFYLPTSPGNNNVFNGQVYSQPWSTGLFDCFQDLKNCFITCLCPCVTFGQVDEIVSEGQMVWWESALMFGILESVCFSQASCVIAWYHRAQFRKKYNLIGNLLSEFLITLCCTRLVLCQNYRQLNKLGYDVALGWKANKKKQRRIASQTAARFVPPVVNPGMFR, from the exons ATGAAAACATCAGATGGTAATAATGACAATTTTCCATCTCCCCCTGGTCAATTATCACCATTACAaattccaaaacttgaatctTCTTCAATTCAAGGACAACTTAATTCTCCACCACGACCACCGGCTCCGCCAATTGATGGACTTCCTTCACCATTATTATCGCCATCATCGTCACGAAATTCCATGCATAAGTCACATTTATTGTcaccaacaacaataacaacgacAACAACTACGCTCCATTCAGTGCCATCATCACCAAATATTCCCGTTCATGGACCTCACTCGCCAGCGCAATTATCATCGTCGTCACGGATGCCAATGCCTGGATCTCCATCATTACCACCATGTAAAACACCGTTATGTCACCAATCTTCCATGATGCAACCACCTCCATATGGTTACCCACCCCAACGGATGCCACCACCATTTCCATATTTTTCTTCCCCCTTTCCTCATGACCAATTTCATCCATTTTATTTGCCAACGTCCCCCGGAAATAATAATGTCTTTAATGGTCAAGTTTACAGTCAGCCCTGGTCCACAGGCCTTTTTGATTGTTTTCAAGACCTCAAGAACT gttttattacatgtttatGTCCCTGCGTTACTTTTGGGCAAGTGGATGAGATTGTATCTGAAGGGCAAATGG TTTGGTGGGAAAGTGCACTGATGTTTGGAATACTGGAATCGGTTTGCTTCAGTCAAGCATCATGCGTTATTGCATGGTATCATCGTGCGCAATTCAGGAAAAAATACAATTTGATTGGTAATCTCCTTAGTGAATTTTTAATTACTCTCTGTTGCACGAGATTGGTCCTCTGTCAGAATTACCGACAGCTTAACAAACTCGGCTATGATGTAGCCCTAG GATGGAAAGCAAAtaagaagaaacaaagaagaatagcaagccAAACGGCAGCACGATTTGTTCCACCAGTGGTTAATCCAGGGATGTTTAGATGA